The following proteins are co-located in the Rippkaea orientalis PCC 8801 genome:
- the purD gene encoding phosphoribosylamine--glycine ligase, with amino-acid sequence MKILVIGNGGREHALAWKLLQSPQVKQCFCLPGNGGTALLKGCQNIPIAVDNLEEIAKIAHQESIDLVVVGPEVPLSLGISDRLQQDGIKVFGPTQQGAQIESSKSWAKTLMAEAGVPIAQGQSFTDPITAKAYITQHGAPIVVKADGLAAGKGVIVAATVEEAQSAVDSLFQEGFSLIVVEECLVGEEVSILALSDGITVRPLLPAQDHKRIGEGDTGPNTGGMGTYCPAPIGTPELLQRVQREVLEPTVAALRNRGIDYRGVLYAGLMVSPDGEPKVLEYNCRFGDPETQVVLPLLETPLDELILACVEQRLGELPPLAWKSGTAVCVVAASGGYPGNYTKGKVITGIEQAEALGVTVFHAGTKLDGDRLLTDGGRVLGITAMGEDFDHAIHQVYQGVNCIEFEGQYYRRDIGHRAVDRQQ; translated from the coding sequence GTGAAAATACTCGTTATTGGCAATGGAGGAAGAGAACACGCCCTAGCCTGGAAACTGTTACAGTCTCCCCAGGTTAAACAATGTTTTTGTCTTCCTGGGAATGGAGGAACAGCCCTACTCAAAGGGTGTCAAAATATCCCTATTGCCGTCGATAACTTAGAAGAAATCGCCAAAATAGCTCATCAAGAGTCGATTGACTTAGTGGTAGTCGGTCCAGAGGTTCCCCTATCCTTGGGAATTAGCGATCGCCTCCAACAAGACGGGATCAAAGTCTTTGGACCCACCCAACAAGGAGCCCAAATTGAGTCTAGCAAGTCTTGGGCTAAAACCCTCATGGCTGAAGCTGGCGTTCCCATCGCCCAAGGCCAAAGCTTTACTGACCCCATCACCGCTAAAGCCTATATTACCCAACACGGAGCCCCCATCGTTGTCAAAGCCGATGGGTTAGCCGCCGGAAAAGGGGTGATCGTCGCAGCAACCGTAGAAGAAGCACAGTCCGCCGTTGATAGCCTCTTTCAAGAGGGTTTTTCCTTAATTGTCGTCGAAGAATGCCTCGTCGGGGAAGAAGTCTCCATCTTAGCCCTCAGCGACGGAATAACCGTTCGTCCCCTCCTACCCGCCCAAGACCACAAACGGATCGGAGAAGGGGATACAGGACCCAATACCGGGGGTATGGGAACCTATTGTCCTGCCCCCATCGGCACACCAGAATTATTACAACGGGTACAACGAGAAGTTTTAGAACCCACCGTAGCAGCCTTGAGAAACCGAGGTATTGACTATCGAGGCGTACTTTATGCCGGGTTGATGGTATCCCCTGACGGAGAACCCAAGGTATTAGAATACAATTGTCGCTTTGGTGATCCCGAAACCCAAGTCGTATTACCGCTCTTAGAAACCCCCTTAGATGAATTGATTTTAGCCTGTGTTGAACAACGTTTAGGCGAATTACCCCCTCTAGCTTGGAAGTCAGGAACGGCAGTTTGTGTCGTCGCTGCTTCTGGCGGATATCCAGGGAATTATACCAAAGGAAAGGTTATTACAGGGATAGAACAAGCTGAAGCGTTAGGAGTGACAGTGTTTCACGCCGGAACTAAGTTAGACGGCGATCGCCTTTTGACCGATGGAGGAAGAGTCTTAGGGATCACAGCCATGGGAGAAGATTTTGATCATGCTATTCATCAGGTTTATCAAGGCGTTAACTGTATTGAGTTTGAAGGACAATATTATCGTCGTGATATTGGACATCGGGCAGTAGATAGGCAACAGTAA
- a CDS encoding alpha/beta fold hydrolase — protein sequence MFVRKTVNLETIQLSYLEWHQGQEPLLLLHGLADHGLVWSSLGDDLGSDYHIIAPDLRGHGDSSKPKTGYKFTNYIEDLDRLMSYLGWTSAHILGHSWSAKLAAIWATQQPHRFKSLILIDPFFINKMPSLFKITFPVLYQVLPFLKLMGPFENYEIAETFARQLKQYQGWTPLQEQVFKFAMEPKSGGQWGSKFVIQARNEIFEDVMKCAGLTQPIEIPTLFIKPQKGLNRTQWQLNPYQTYLKNLQIKEVPGNHWAFLVKPEPFNQTLKEFLEKTRES from the coding sequence ATGTTTGTTCGTAAAACGGTTAATCTAGAAACCATTCAATTATCGTATTTAGAGTGGCATCAAGGTCAAGAACCCTTATTGTTATTACATGGTTTAGCCGATCATGGGTTAGTTTGGTCGAGTTTAGGAGATGATTTAGGCTCAGACTATCATATTATTGCCCCAGACTTAAGAGGTCATGGAGATAGCAGCAAACCCAAAACAGGTTATAAATTTACTAATTATATTGAAGATTTAGACAGATTAATGTCTTATTTAGGCTGGACTTCTGCTCATATTTTGGGTCATTCTTGGTCAGCGAAATTAGCAGCTATTTGGGCAACTCAACAGCCTCATCGGTTTAAAAGTTTAATTTTAATTGATCCCTTCTTTATTAATAAAATGCCCTCACTCTTTAAGATAACCTTTCCTGTGTTATATCAAGTCTTGCCTTTCCTGAAACTGATGGGTCCTTTTGAGAATTATGAAATCGCTGAAACCTTCGCTCGTCAATTAAAACAATATCAAGGGTGGACTCCCTTACAAGAACAAGTCTTTAAATTCGCCATGGAACCCAAATCAGGCGGACAATGGGGCAGTAAATTTGTTATACAAGCCAGAAATGAAATTTTTGAAGACGTGATGAAATGTGCTGGATTAACTCAACCCATTGAGATCCCTACTTTGTTTATTAAACCCCAAAAAGGCCTCAATCGAACCCAATGGCAACTTAACCCCTATCAAACCTATTTAAAGAATTTACAAATAAAAGAAGTCCCTGGAAATCATTGGGCGTTTTTAGTCAAACCTGAGC
- a CDS encoding inositol monophosphatase family protein: MEQFWREILTFCQTTTEKVGHQLISEVGQLSPTEKDDGSLVTKADRWADQTLREAIAAQFPDHGVLTEETTHIFPDRDWCWIVDPIDGTTNFTRGIPIWAISLGLLYRGTPVFGFVYLPQLRDAFYGYWYGQTGLTGPTGSYLNGRPIHTSSDSPSKSHLFNLCARSLDILKRPFPCKIRMIGVASYNILLVACGAALGGVEATPKVWDIAAVWVIVQAAGGVFISLKDDPIFPLIIGENYGKKSFPCLVVNQAKYVEQFEPLVKGIVV, from the coding sequence ATGGAACAATTTTGGCGCGAAATCTTAACGTTTTGTCAAACCACAACCGAAAAAGTCGGACATCAACTAATCTCAGAGGTCGGCCAATTATCCCCAACCGAAAAAGACGACGGGTCCCTAGTGACAAAAGCCGATCGCTGGGCTGATCAGACTCTTCGAGAGGCGATCGCGGCTCAATTTCCTGACCATGGGGTACTCACAGAAGAAACCACCCATATTTTTCCGGATAGGGACTGGTGTTGGATCGTTGATCCTATTGATGGGACGACCAATTTTACGCGAGGGATTCCTATTTGGGCGATTTCTTTGGGATTATTGTATCGGGGAACTCCTGTTTTTGGGTTTGTCTATCTGCCTCAACTTCGAGATGCTTTTTATGGGTATTGGTATGGCCAAACGGGGTTAACTGGTCCAACGGGGTCTTATCTGAATGGCCGACCTATTCACACCAGTTCTGATAGTCCCAGCAAAAGCCATTTATTTAATTTGTGTGCTCGTAGTCTAGACATTCTTAAACGGCCTTTCCCTTGTAAAATTCGCATGATTGGTGTAGCGAGTTATAATATCCTATTAGTTGCTTGTGGTGCTGCTTTAGGTGGTGTGGAAGCAACCCCTAAAGTTTGGGATATTGCAGCCGTTTGGGTTATTGTTCAAGCTGCTGGTGGAGTCTTTATTTCTCTTAAAGATGACCCGATTTTCCCGTTAATTATTGGTGAAAATTATGGCAAGAAATCCTTTCCTTGTCTAGTGGTTAATCAAGCTAAATATGTTGAACAATTTGAACCTTTAGTTAAAGGGATAGTAGTCTGA